One genomic region from Nymphaea colorata isolate Beijing-Zhang1983 chromosome 10, ASM883128v2, whole genome shotgun sequence encodes:
- the LOC116262533 gene encoding receptor-like protein kinase FERONIA encodes MKLAAGICFFHSNRSLREMKKSTCSLPLLLLSILCSFFLPYVVRSASPVKSVILLNCGASSDAFDADKRGWSNDSTAPFGPSNSQYSFPAEASNADLSLLASSVPYKTARIFTSAVSYNFTPLSKVRHFVRLHFFPAVYLDRNPSNAFFSVKAGPYTLLSNFSPAITASALNQAYIMREFFVTIPSGSLTLTFTPSQSTSDSFVFINGIEIVSSQELFLSGASTVPTNQIFPIRDSDALQTVVRLNVGGAYVPPTSDSGLFRTWYDDVPFVFAAGLGVSYPRDPNVSIQYSDAFPRYIAPVDVYGTARSMGPTASVNLNYNLTWSIAVDNGFRYLVRLHFCEIQSEVSQVNQRAFNVYMNNVTADPGFDVILYAKSKVQAPLYTGVAVYKDYMVLVPSQSSKQSDLLIDLHPDVDVRPYYADAILNGLEVFKINESSGNLAGPNPDLPPAFPPEKSPTSSSRRQGGGHKLVVAGAAGGVALALVVGACLCCLLCRHQQKKKEKMSGDDGTKWMLSSPYVQERNGKSIVSSAEKSDAFLSNASNAYCRHFTFSEIVAATNNFDEALLLGTGGFGKVYKGEIDSGTKVAIKRGSELSQQGAHEFQNEIEMLSKLRHRHMVSLIGYCEDSSEMILVYEYMAHGTLCEHLYGKKRSPLSWRQRLEICIGAAKGLHYLHTGAKRTLIHRDVKSTNILLDEKWVAKVSDFGLSRMGSEKDDSHVSTVVKGTFGYVDPEYYRLQQLSEKSDVYSFGVVLFEVLSARPALDRSRPTLQVSLAEWALRCLRKGVIEQIVDPFLRGKIATESLRKYAETAERCLADQGTDRPTMANVLWNLEFALSLQTSAEETDEKGMAAGFVDSLDDQIQEALPFAKVKRSDDDINCLTPDTMTSSTSFGGGSSTTMDSEKMHPSAVFSQIMNPNGR; translated from the exons ATGAAGCTTGCGGCCGGAATATGCTTTTTCCATAGCAATag GTCTCTTAGGGAGATGAAGAAATCAACTTGCTCGCTGCCTCTGCTTCTGCTATCCATCctctgttccttttttcttccttacgTGGTTCGCTCTGCATCTCCCGTCAAATCCGTTATCCTTCTGAACTGTGGTGCCTCTTCTGACGCTTTTGATGCTGACAAACGTGGGTGGAGTAACGACTCCACTGCACCCTTTGGTCCTTCAAATTCACAATATTCTTTCCCTGCCGAAGCTTCCAATGCCGACTTGTCTTTACTCGCTTCTAGTGTTCCTTACAAAACTGCTCGCATCTTCACTTCTGCTGTCTCCTACAACTTCACTCCGCTTTCTAAGGTTCGTCATTTCGTGCGGCTCCACTTCTTCCCTGCTGTGTACCTTGATCGGAATCCCAGCAATGCCTTCTTCTCTGTCAAAGCCGGGCCTTACACTCTGCTCAGCAACTTCAGCCCCGCCATCACTGCCTCTGCCCTCAATCAGGCCTACATCATGCGTGAGTTCTTTGTCACCATCCCCTCTGGCTCCCTCACCCTCACATTCACTCCCTCACAAAGCACCTCCGATTCATTCGTTTTCATCAATGGCATAGAGATCGTGTCTTCACAAGAACTGTTCCTTTCCGGTGCCTCCACTGTTCCTACCAACCAAATCTTCCCCATACGTGATTCCGATGCATTGCAGACTGTCGTTCGGCTAAATGTAGGGGGAGCTTATGTTCCCCCCACCTCTGATTCTGGCCTCTTCCGAACTTGGTATGATGATGTTCCGTTCGTCTTTGCTGCTGGTTTGGGAGTGTCTTACCCCCGTGATCCCAACGTAAGCATCCAGTACTCAGACGCTTTCCCGAGGTACATTGCTCCAGTAGACGTGTATGGCACTGCTCGCTCAATGGGGCCTACTGCCTCTGTGAATTTGAACTACAACCTCACTTGGTCCATTGCAGTCGACAATGGATTCCGCTACTTGGTCAGACTCCATTTCTGTGAGATACAGTCAGAGGTCTCCCAAGTGAACCAGAGGGCATTCAACGTGTACATGAACAATGTGACTGCAGATCCTGGATTCGATGTGATTCTTTATGCAAAGAGCAAAGTTCAAGCTCCCCTGTATACTGGTGTGGCTGTGTATAAAGACTACATGGTATTGGTGCCTTCACAGAGTAGCAAACAAAGCGATTTGCTGATTGATCTCCATCCAGATGTTGATGTCAGACCGTATTATGCTGATGCGATTCTTAATGGGCTTGAAGTGTTCAAGATCAATGAATCATCTGGTAACCTTGCTGGACCAAATCCAGACCTCCCGCCGGCGTTTCCACCTGAGAAGAgtcctacttcttcctctcgTCGGCAAGGTGGTGGTCACAAACTTGTAGTTGCAGGTGCAGCAGGTGGCGTCGCTCTGGCGCTTGTTGTCGGTGCTTGCCTCTGTTGCTTGTTGTGCAGGCaccaacagaagaaaaaggagaaaatgagtGGTGATGATGGGACCAAGTGGATGCTATCATCGCCCTACGTGCAAGAGAGAAATGGGAAGTCGATCGTCTCTTCAGCGGAGAAGAGCGACGCCTTTCTGAGCAATGCCTCTAATGCTTATTGCCGACATTTCACATTCTCTGAGATTGTTGCGGCCACCAACAACTTCGACGAGGCTCTCCTTCTAGGGACTGGTGGTTTCGGCAAGGTCTACAAGGGCGAGATCGATAGTGGCACCAAAGTTGCCATTAAAAGGGGGAGCGAGCTCTCGCAGCAGGGCGCTCATGAATTCCAGAACGAGATCGAGATGCTTTCGAAGCTCCGCCATAGGCACATGGTCTCCTTAATCGGCTATTGTGAGGACAGCTCCGAGATGATTCTGGTTTACGAGTACATGGCCCATGGCACTCTCTGTGAACACCTTTACGGCAAAAAAAGGTCACCATTGTCTTGGAGACAAAGGCTCGAGATATGCATTGGTGCGGCTAAGGGGCTGCACTATCTTCACACAGGAGCCAAGCGCACCCTTATACACAGAGATGTGAAGTCCACCAACATTCTCCTCGATGAGAAATGGGTGGCGAAGGTCTCTGATTTCGGCCTCTCGAGAATGGGCTCGGAGAAGGATGATTCCCATGTGAGCACAGTGGTGAAGGGCACATTTGGATATGTCGATCCAGAGTACTACCGCCTGCAGCAGCTCTCTGAGAAATCTGATGTCTACTCTTTTGGAGTGGTTTTATTTGAGGTTCTCTCTGCTCGTCCTGCACTTGATAGGTCACGCCCCACCTTGCAGGTGAGCTTGGCCGAATGGGCGCTCCGCTGCCTGAGGAAAGGCGTGATTGAACAGATCGTTGATCCCTTCCTGAGAGGGAAGATCGCAACTGAGAGCCTGCGCAAATATGCTGAGACTGCAGAGAGATGTTTGGCTGACCAGGGAACCGATCGTCCAACCATGGCGAATGTGCTCTGGAACTTGGAATTTGCTCTCAGCTTGCAGACGAGTGCAGAGGAGACGGATGAGAAGGGAATGGCTGCTGGTTTTGTTGACAGCTTGGATGATCAGATTCAGGAGGCGCTGCCTTTTGCCAAGGTGAAGAGGTCTGATGACGACATTAATTGTCTTACTCCTGATACCATGACGAGCAGCACAAGCTTTGGAGGCGGGAGCTCCACCACTATGGATTCAGAGAAGATGCACCCAAGTGCAGTTTTCTCTCAGATTATGAATCCAAATGGGCGGTAA
- the LOC116263039 gene encoding uncharacterized protein LOC116263039, which yields MNNCCLPHPIPVRDRSWSESNPSPMKNNYKAMAGTKPAMPTSTHPATAVDLKAWLKQFDQNGDGISRRELRGAICAANVTWLKGSWTSFWAIHAADANGDGLIDDRELDKLVEYLMTHLARMRI from the coding sequence ATGAACAATTGCTGCCTCCCCCACCCGATACCTGTACGGGACAGGAGCTGGTCCGAGTCTAACCCTTCCCCAATGAAGAACAACTACAAGGCTATGGCCGGAACAAAACCGGCGATGCCAACTTCCACGCATCCGGCGACCGCAGTCGATCTGAAGGCATGGTTGAAGCAGTTCGACCAAAACGGGGATGGCATCAGCAGGAGGGAGCTCCGGGGCGCCATATGTGCTGCCAACGTCACATGGCTGAAAGGCTCCTGGACGAGCTTCTGGGCAATTCATGCCGCCGACGCCAACGGCGATGGCCTCATCGATGATCGGGAGTTGGACAAACTTGTCGAGTATCTGATGACGCATCTGGCACGTATGCGTATCTGA
- the LOC116262272 gene encoding uncharacterized protein LOC116262272: MTAEEESIEQAAIARRERLKALKEANELLSKPDDNPPQEEDNAEGAESEEEEIRVKFRNYLPHDKQLQESKLAPPVLPKFEDPASSAPAAPLDIAADPFINIAPKKPNWDLRRDIQKKLDKLEKRTQKALYEIMREQEQQELASAGENGEESERTEE; the protein is encoded by the exons atgacTGCAGAGGAAGAGTCGATTGAACAGGCTGCTATTGCTCGTAGAGAGAGGTTAAAAGCTCTGAAGGAAGCTAATGAACTACTCAGCAAGCCTGATGATAATCCTCCCCAGGAGGAAGACAATGCTGAAGGTGCTGAATCTGAAGAGGA GGAAATAAGGGTGAAGTTTAGGAACTATCTACCACATGATAAGCAACTTCAAGAGAGTAAGTTAGCTCCTCCTGTCTTACCCAAGTTTGAAGACCCAGCTTCTTCTGCACCTGCTGCACCACTAGATATAGCTgcg GATCCTTTCATAAACATAGCACCAAAGAAACCGAATTGGGATCTCCGCAGAGACATCCAAAAGAAGCTGGATAAGCTTGAAAAGCGAACTCAGAAGGCTCTATATGAGATCATGA GAGAACAAGAGCAGCAGGAACTGGCTTCTGCTGGAGAGAATGGTGAAGAATCTGAGCGAACTGAGGAGTGA